The Haloarchaeobius amylolyticus genome window below encodes:
- a CDS encoding PrkA family serine protein kinase yields MSRGDDFVTAGDRALEETYEGPMSLAEYVDRVFEQPSIASHASKYLLQAIEAAGTRTVIEEGEEKERYRFFDDPHNDGEHAVLGNTEVLNSFVDDLRSIASGRGKHEKILWFDGPTATGKSELKRCLINGLREYSKTPEGRRYTVEWNIAAGGGGRGLSYGDDLGGDDETNWYESPVQSNPLTVFPPEVRADLVAQVNESLDSDVPINVTQRLDPFSREAYDYLEEMYRRKGRKDLFSAIADSRHLRVKNYVVDVGKGVGVLHSEDDGTPKERLVGSWMHGMLQKLDSRGRKNPQAFSYDGVLSQGNGLLTIVEDAAQHADLLQKLLNVPDEGTVKLDKGIGMDIDTQLLIISNPDLEAQLNQHAERQGMDPLKALKRRLDKHEFAYLTNLSLETELIRRELTGEHTVWTAESYDELAEKIRQPVLVSVKQASGELVDREFAPHAIEAAALYSVVTRLDDENLPTDLDLVDKALIFDRGYLQEGDTRQYKEDFDFDGEAADGTHGIPVTYTRDILADLLHEETDRHHPDLTVERIIMPRDVLNAMADGLVDAPVFSTGERTEFEGRVAEVKNHIFGEQEQDVIDAMMHDRKVDEATVAEYVEQVYAWETDEPIINERGEREEPDPLKMKIFEVEHLGRFEESDYSGDQPSPEVQSFRREKIITALNRHAWEHRDEDFTIENVDLTAIPVIKTVLESNDWDDVRRVYDDFDPRQWDDPPSGTETASLKRKTIDAMVDLLGYSEASAELTSRHVMGQVAYRWD; encoded by the coding sequence ATGAGCAGGGGAGACGACTTCGTCACGGCCGGCGACCGCGCCCTCGAGGAGACCTACGAGGGACCGATGTCGCTCGCCGAGTACGTCGACCGGGTGTTCGAGCAGCCGAGCATCGCGAGCCACGCCTCGAAGTACCTCCTGCAGGCCATCGAGGCCGCAGGGACCCGGACCGTCATCGAGGAGGGCGAGGAGAAGGAGCGCTACCGCTTCTTCGACGACCCCCACAACGACGGTGAACACGCCGTCCTCGGCAACACGGAGGTGCTCAACTCCTTCGTGGACGACCTCCGGTCCATCGCGTCCGGCCGCGGCAAACACGAGAAGATCCTCTGGTTCGACGGGCCCACCGCGACGGGCAAGTCCGAGCTGAAGCGCTGTCTCATCAACGGCCTCCGGGAGTACTCGAAGACGCCGGAGGGCCGGCGCTACACGGTCGAGTGGAACATCGCCGCCGGTGGCGGTGGCCGTGGGCTGAGCTACGGCGACGACCTCGGGGGCGACGACGAGACGAACTGGTACGAGTCGCCCGTCCAGTCGAACCCGCTGACGGTGTTCCCGCCGGAGGTCCGCGCGGACCTCGTCGCACAGGTCAACGAGTCGCTCGACTCCGACGTGCCCATCAACGTGACCCAGCGTCTCGACCCGTTCAGCCGCGAAGCCTACGACTACCTGGAGGAGATGTACCGCCGGAAGGGTCGCAAGGACCTCTTCTCGGCCATCGCCGACAGTCGCCACCTCCGGGTGAAGAACTACGTCGTCGACGTCGGCAAGGGCGTCGGCGTCCTCCACTCGGAGGACGACGGCACGCCCAAGGAGCGCCTCGTCGGCTCCTGGATGCACGGGATGCTCCAGAAGCTCGACTCCCGCGGGCGCAAGAACCCGCAGGCGTTCAGCTACGACGGCGTCCTCAGCCAGGGCAACGGCCTGCTGACCATCGTCGAGGACGCGGCCCAGCACGCCGACCTGCTCCAGAAACTGCTGAACGTTCCCGACGAGGGGACGGTCAAGCTCGACAAGGGCATCGGGATGGACATCGACACCCAGTTGCTCATCATCTCGAACCCGGACCTGGAGGCACAGCTCAACCAGCACGCGGAACGGCAGGGCATGGACCCGCTGAAGGCGCTCAAGCGCCGGCTCGACAAGCACGAGTTCGCGTACCTGACGAACCTCTCGCTGGAGACCGAACTCATCCGCCGGGAACTCACCGGCGAGCACACGGTCTGGACGGCCGAGTCCTACGACGAGCTGGCAGAGAAGATCCGCCAGCCGGTGCTGGTCTCCGTCAAGCAGGCCTCGGGCGAGCTCGTGGACAGGGAGTTCGCCCCACACGCCATCGAGGCCGCCGCGCTCTACAGCGTGGTCACCCGCCTCGACGACGAGAACCTGCCGACGGACCTGGACCTCGTGGACAAGGCCCTCATCTTCGACCGTGGCTACCTCCAGGAGGGCGACACCAGACAGTACAAGGAGGACTTCGACTTCGACGGCGAGGCCGCCGACGGCACCCACGGGATTCCGGTCACCTACACGCGGGACATCCTCGCGGACCTGCTCCACGAGGAGACCGACCGGCATCACCCCGACCTCACGGTCGAACGCATCATCATGCCACGTGACGTGCTGAACGCGATGGCCGACGGACTCGTCGACGCCCCGGTGTTCTCCACCGGCGAGCGCACCGAGTTCGAGGGCCGCGTCGCCGAGGTGAAGAACCACATCTTCGGCGAGCAAGAGCAGGACGTCATCGACGCGATGATGCACGACCGCAAGGTCGACGAGGCGACCGTCGCCGAGTACGTCGAGCAGGTGTACGCCTGGGAGACGGACGAACCCATCATCAACGAGCGCGGCGAGCGCGAGGAGCCCGACCCGCTGAAGATGAAGATCTTCGAGGTCGAGCACCTCGGGCGGTTCGAGGAGTCCGACTACAGCGGCGACCAGCCCAGCCCCGAGGTGCAGTCGTTCCGCCGCGAGAAGATCATCACGGCGCTCAACCGCCACGCGTGGGAGCACCGCGACGAGGACTTCACCATCGAGAACGTCGACCTGACGGCCATCCCGGTCATCAAGACCGTCCTCGAGTCGAACGACTGGGACGACGTGCGCCGGGTCTACGACGACTTCGACCCGCGCCAGTGGGACGACCCGCCGAGTGGCACCGAGACGGCCAGCCTCAAGCGCAAGACCATCGACGCGATGGTCGACCTGCTCGGCTACTCGGAGGCCTCGGCCGAACTGACCAGCAGACACGTCATGGGACAGGTGGCATACAGATGGGACTGA